One window of the Rhizorhabdus dicambivorans genome contains the following:
- a CDS encoding DUF6356 family protein has protein sequence MIDRYFREHPRSVDETYRQHLHTASWFAATMTLAGLACFIHALVPHLFQKTGSAVIERLYDRMVKNRRRTPAPSNPAP, from the coding sequence ATGATAGATCGATATTTCCGCGAACATCCTCGCAGCGTGGACGAAACCTATCGTCAGCATCTCCATACCGCGAGTTGGTTCGCCGCGACCATGACGCTGGCCGGGTTGGCCTGTTTCATCCATGCCCTGGTCCCGCATCTCTTCCAGAAGACCGGGAGCGCGGTGATCGAGCGGCTGTACGATCGCATGGTGAAGAACCGCAGGCGCACCCCCGCGCCGTCCAACCCCGCCCCCTGA
- a CDS encoding Lrp/AsnC family transcriptional regulator — protein sequence MKNISLDAVDRRLLAILQEDATVSMADLAERVGLSATPCWKRIKRLEQDGVIERRVAILNREALGLGITVIVAIRTSRHSDDWLQTFADGVSKIPEVVEFYRMSGEIDYLLKIVARDISDYDRIYRKLTKVAELHDVSSSFAMQEIKSTTALPIFD from the coding sequence ATGAAAAATATCTCTCTCGATGCGGTTGATCGTCGCCTGCTCGCGATCCTGCAGGAAGATGCAACCGTCTCGATGGCCGACCTTGCGGAACGTGTCGGCCTGTCCGCCACGCCCTGTTGGAAACGGATCAAGCGGCTGGAGCAGGATGGCGTGATCGAACGCCGGGTGGCGATCCTGAATCGCGAGGCGCTGGGGCTCGGCATAACCGTGATCGTCGCGATCCGCACCTCGCGCCACAGTGACGATTGGCTGCAGACCTTTGCCGATGGCGTGTCGAAGATCCCGGAAGTCGTGGAATTCTACCGGATGAGCGGGGAGATCGACTATCTGCTGAAGATCGTGGCGCGGGACATTTCCGATTATGACAGGATCTACCGCAAGCTCACCAAGGTCGCCGAACTGCATGATGTCAGTTCGTCGTTTGCGATGCAGGAGATCAAGTCGACGACCGCGCTACCAATATTCGACTGA
- a CDS encoding BKACE family enzyme, protein MASKTIISCAVTGNLVKPEQHPGLPVTPKQIAQAALDARAAGAAIAHIHVRDPETGRGSMRLDLYKEVVDRIRDSGSDVIINLTTGEGQRFVPSDDDPKVAAPGTTLVHPLRRVEHIVELKPDLCSLDFNTMNSGGQVVINTPANVRKMAAAIVGAGVKPEIEVFDSGDIHLANDLIAEGLIPGRPFFQIVSGVRYGCAPTVETIAYMRSLIPNGAIWSAFGIGRHEYPILAAAHLLGGQVRVGMEDNIYIRRGQLTRGNGELVEQAVHLLDLLGGEPATPAEARAMLELPPRS, encoded by the coding sequence ATGGCGAGCAAGACAATCATCTCATGCGCCGTCACCGGCAATCTCGTGAAGCCGGAACAGCATCCCGGCTTGCCGGTCACACCGAAGCAGATCGCCCAGGCGGCGCTTGACGCGCGCGCTGCGGGTGCAGCGATTGCGCATATCCATGTCCGCGATCCCGAGACCGGGCGCGGTTCCATGCGCCTCGATCTCTACAAGGAGGTGGTCGATCGTATCCGCGACAGCGGCAGCGACGTGATCATAAACCTTACGACGGGCGAAGGTCAGCGTTTCGTGCCGTCGGACGACGATCCGAAGGTCGCCGCTCCCGGCACGACGCTCGTCCATCCGTTGCGCCGCGTCGAGCATATTGTCGAGCTGAAGCCGGATCTCTGCTCACTCGACTTCAACACGATGAATTCCGGCGGGCAGGTCGTCATCAACACGCCCGCCAATGTCCGCAAGATGGCGGCGGCGATCGTCGGCGCGGGAGTCAAACCCGAAATCGAAGTGTTCGATAGTGGTGATATTCACCTCGCCAACGATCTGATTGCGGAAGGACTCATCCCCGGAAGGCCGTTCTTCCAGATCGTTTCGGGCGTCAGATATGGCTGTGCGCCCACGGTGGAAACGATCGCCTATATGCGCTCGCTGATTCCCAATGGTGCGATCTGGTCGGCCTTCGGGATTGGCCGCCATGAATATCCGATCCTTGCCGCGGCGCATCTGCTTGGCGGACAGGTTCGCGTCGGCATGGAGGACAATATCTACATTCGCCGGGGCCAGCTGACGCGCGGAAATGGCGAGTTGGTTGAACAGGCCGTGCACTTGCTCGACCTGCTCGGCGGTGAGCCGGCGACGCCAGCCGAAGCGCGCGCGATGCTCGAACTGCCGCCCCGTAGCTAG
- a CDS encoding HpcH/HpaI aldolase family protein — translation MIVLLAMVARFFRYRKCGSRCWWNRTKSAAVAQYRLSNFPFFGKFRRSESSNSTLVLYLHFPPKTGLSAKMHRSEEEENGGHDVEWRRNRYPSPRQRQRRTASGDHGMTVQCGIFLKTTSPHIVEVLGTCGLDFAVVDAEHAPFDRAAIDLMILAGRAAGLPIFVRVPDDRHSTLLSALDMGAAGLLVPHVDSAAQAAEIVRNTRFSTGQRGYSGGPRYAGYGSLGMAEALRRGDEAVILAQIESGLAVEECEAIAATPGIDGVFIGRSDLSLSIGEASASTPAVIAATRRIIAAGIAANKRVGMFVASPEEGAKFAPLGADWFVIGSDQSILRQGARNVAAFATQQKKGHAA, via the coding sequence ATGATTGTCTTGCTCGCCATGGTGGCCAGGTTCTTTCGATACAGAAAATGTGGAAGCCGATGCTGGTGGAACCGCACCAAATCGGCCGCAGTCGCGCAATACCGATTGTCCAATTTTCCATTCTTCGGAAAGTTCCGCCGTTCGGAAAGTTCGAACTCGACGCTGGTCCTCTATCTTCATTTTCCTCCAAAAACGGGGCTCAGCGCGAAGATGCACCGGAGTGAGGAGGAAGAGAATGGCGGCCATGACGTCGAATGGAGACGAAATCGATATCCGTCGCCGCGTCAGCGACAGCGCCGCACGGCTTCCGGAGACCACGGCATGACCGTTCAGTGTGGCATTTTCCTCAAGACCACCTCGCCACACATCGTGGAAGTACTGGGCACCTGCGGACTCGATTTCGCTGTCGTTGATGCTGAACATGCACCCTTTGATAGGGCTGCAATCGACTTGATGATCCTCGCAGGCCGCGCCGCCGGACTGCCGATCTTCGTCCGTGTGCCGGACGACCGCCACTCGACTCTGCTTTCGGCGCTCGACATGGGGGCGGCCGGCTTGCTGGTGCCGCATGTCGATTCCGCGGCTCAGGCAGCGGAGATCGTCCGCAACACCCGTTTCTCGACCGGCCAGCGCGGCTATTCGGGTGGTCCGCGCTATGCCGGCTACGGCTCGCTGGGCATGGCCGAGGCGCTCAGGCGCGGCGATGAGGCGGTCATTCTGGCGCAGATCGAGAGCGGCCTTGCCGTCGAGGAGTGCGAGGCGATTGCCGCGACGCCTGGGATAGACGGCGTGTTCATTGGCCGATCGGACTTGTCATTGTCTATCGGCGAGGCCAGTGCCAGCACCCCGGCGGTCATAGCCGCCACCCGGCGCATCATCGCCGCGGGCATTGCCGCCAACAAACGCGTCGGCATGTTCGTGGCCTCGCCCGAGGAGGGCGCGAAGTTCGCTCCGTTGGGCGCCGACTGGTTTGTCATCGGATCGGATCAATCGATCCTGCGGCAGGGCGCGCGCAACGTGGCCGCCTTCGCAACCCAGCAGAAAAAGGGACATGCAGCATGA